In a single window of the Micromonospora sp. WMMD1155 genome:
- a CDS encoding ABC transporter ATP-binding protein, translating into MISRHRRAVGVVLALHGAAAVAGLAPPWLLGTIVDRVTAGAGVATVDRLALAIAGCVVVSALLSRYAQYAGHRFGERAVAELREEFVSRTLGLPVSVVERAGSGDLATRSSVDVATVGTTVRDVVPTIVIASVQLMLLFGAVFLLHPLLGLAALAGLPSIVAVTRWYLRRAGSAYLTEGAAAAELTETLTTTAEGARTVEALRLTDDRIRHGTDRISRVWQARRATLALRTVFFSVVEASYPLPIALVLLVGGYLLSRDVVSLGAVVAAALYLQQAIDPLDRLLQWTEQAQRGFASYARVLGVGLVPAEPPGRTATSRGERLVVRGARFSYSGGPDVLHGIDLEVQPGERLAVVGPSGAGKSTLARLLAGIDAPRQGVVSIGGCPVTDLDPAERRRRIALVTQEHHVFIGSVRDNLAFAAPDASDEQMRAALGTVGADWFADLPEGLDATLGDGARQLGAAEAQQLALARLVLADPHTLILDEATAALDPTTARRTERALAAVLVGRTVIAIAHRLNTAHDADRVAVLADGRITEIGSHDDLVAAGGAYADLWRSWHTPADEHRR; encoded by the coding sequence ATGATCAGCCGGCACCGGCGTGCGGTCGGGGTCGTGCTGGCGCTGCACGGCGCCGCCGCGGTCGCCGGGCTCGCCCCACCGTGGCTGCTGGGCACCATCGTCGACCGGGTCACCGCGGGCGCGGGGGTGGCCACCGTGGACCGGCTGGCGCTGGCCATCGCCGGCTGCGTCGTGGTCAGCGCGCTGCTCTCCCGGTACGCGCAGTACGCCGGTCACCGCTTCGGTGAGCGCGCCGTCGCGGAGCTGCGCGAGGAGTTCGTCTCCCGGACTCTCGGGCTGCCGGTCTCGGTGGTGGAGCGCGCCGGCTCGGGGGATCTGGCCACCCGCAGCTCGGTCGACGTGGCGACGGTCGGGACCACCGTCCGGGACGTGGTGCCCACCATCGTCATCGCCTCGGTGCAGTTGATGCTGCTGTTCGGCGCGGTCTTCCTGCTGCATCCGCTGCTCGGGCTGGCCGCGCTGGCCGGGCTCCCGTCGATCGTGGCGGTGACCCGCTGGTACCTGCGCCGGGCCGGCTCCGCGTACCTCACCGAGGGTGCGGCGGCAGCCGAGTTGACCGAGACGCTCACCACGACCGCCGAGGGTGCCCGCACGGTGGAGGCGCTGCGGCTCACCGACGACCGGATCCGGCACGGCACCGACCGGATCAGCCGGGTGTGGCAGGCCCGGCGGGCCACCCTCGCCCTGCGTACGGTGTTCTTCTCGGTCGTCGAGGCCAGCTACCCGCTGCCGATCGCGCTGGTGCTGCTCGTCGGCGGTTACCTGCTCTCCCGGGACGTGGTGTCGCTCGGCGCGGTGGTCGCCGCCGCGCTCTACCTGCAACAGGCGATCGACCCGTTGGACCGGCTGTTGCAGTGGACGGAGCAGGCGCAGCGGGGCTTCGCGTCGTACGCGCGGGTGCTCGGGGTCGGCCTGGTCCCGGCGGAGCCGCCGGGCCGGACGGCCACGTCGCGGGGTGAACGGCTCGTCGTGCGCGGGGCGCGGTTCTCCTACTCCGGCGGGCCGGACGTGCTGCACGGCATCGACCTGGAGGTGCAGCCCGGCGAGCGGCTGGCCGTCGTCGGCCCGTCGGGGGCCGGCAAGTCCACCCTGGCCCGGCTGCTGGCCGGGATCGACGCGCCCCGACAGGGCGTGGTCAGCATCGGTGGCTGCCCGGTCACCGACCTCGACCCGGCCGAGCGTCGCCGCCGGATCGCCCTGGTCACCCAGGAGCACCACGTCTTCATCGGCTCGGTACGGGACAATCTGGCGTTCGCCGCGCCGGACGCCTCGGACGAGCAGATGCGGGCGGCGCTCGGCACCGTGGGCGCCGACTGGTTCGCCGATTTGCCGGAGGGTCTGGACGCCACGCTCGGCGACGGCGCGCGCCAGCTCGGCGCGGCGGAGGCCCAGCAACTCGCGCTGGCTCGGCTGGTGCTGGCCGACCCGCACACGCTGATCCTCGACGAGGCGACCGCCGCGCTCGATCCGACCACGGCCCGTCGTACCGAGCGGGCACTCGCCGCCGTGCTGGTCGGGCGGACCGTCATCGCGATCGCGCACCGGCTCAACACCGCGCACGACGCCGACCGGGTGGCCGTGCTGGCGGACGGCCGGATCACCGAGATCGGCAGTCACGACGACCTGGTCGCGGCCGGCGGGGCGTACGCCGACCTGTGGCGCTCCTGGCACACCCCGGCCGACGAGCACCGAAGATGA
- a CDS encoding NTP transferase domain-containing protein, translating into MIIAAGGGRRIGGPEALLCQGDKPLVNQMIDTMTEAGCEQIVVVLGAAAEQVQEAADLSRATVVINKAWGTGVGSSIRAGLAAMDDEGIEAVVVVPVDMPGLTAAAVSRVAALPYPDVLVCATYDGLRGYPMLFGRRHWPGIATLASADVGARPYLLAHKDQIVDIACDSVADGSRVDTPELMELYGLTVPPQRVGV; encoded by the coding sequence ATGATCATCGCAGCGGGTGGGGGACGACGGATCGGTGGTCCGGAGGCACTGCTGTGCCAAGGGGACAAGCCCCTGGTCAATCAGATGATCGACACGATGACCGAGGCGGGCTGCGAGCAGATCGTGGTCGTGCTGGGCGCCGCCGCGGAACAGGTCCAGGAGGCCGCCGACCTGAGCAGGGCCACCGTCGTCATCAACAAGGCGTGGGGCACCGGAGTCGGCTCGTCCATCCGGGCCGGCCTGGCCGCCATGGACGACGAGGGGATCGAGGCGGTGGTGGTGGTCCCGGTCGACATGCCGGGTCTGACCGCCGCGGCGGTCAGCCGGGTGGCCGCGTTGCCGTACCCGGACGTGCTGGTCTGTGCCACCTACGACGGGTTGCGCGGGTACCCGATGCTCTTCGGTCGCCGCCACTGGCCCGGCATCGCCACGCTGGCCAGCGCCGACGTCGGCGCGCGGCCGTACCTGTTGGCGCACAAGGACCAGATCGTCGACATCGCCTGCGACTCGGTGGCCGACGGCAGCCGGGTCGACACGCCGGAACTGATGGAGCTGTACGGGCTCACCGTCCCGCCGCAGCGCGTGGGGGTCTAG
- a CDS encoding bifunctional 3'-5' exonuclease/DNA polymerase produces the protein MSQGRGRITFVLVAVVADERGGGVLRPLDPAGRPAGPTEVVTDLAAAVAAREAAGHPRWVWSGSASVYPALLRAGVRVDRCHDVELTEALLLGHAGRWGEPRSLAAAWARLTGAAVPPDPPPRAPAPPGHGQGALFDTMPGPPGPGIEALTQVYADQLARVGRAEHPGRFRLLVAAESAGALIAVEMGVAGLPWRADVHDEILHELLGDPSPVGGPPRRLAELAARIADALGVRHLHADSPAELLKAFARAGVELPNTRAWVLRGVDHPAVPLVLEYKELYRIWTAHGWAWREQWVQGGRFQPEYVPGGVVSGRWATRGGGALQIPKVIRRAVVADPGWRLVVADAGQLEPRVLAAVSGDARLAAAGGAGDLYAALARDSFGGDRAKAKVALLGAMYGQTGGAAVPALAVLKRSYPTAFGYVEAAARTGETGGLVRSWLGRTCPPGSAGFGDLDDASADPEGAADPQSPRARAARSRGRFTRNFVIQATAAEWASTLLATLRTELSGTDAELVFFQHDEVIVHAPAEQAAAVADAVTRSGERASALLFGATPVRFPLDLSVVDCYADAA, from the coding sequence CTGTCGCAGGGGAGAGGCAGAATCACGTTCGTGCTGGTAGCGGTGGTGGCTGATGAGCGGGGCGGCGGAGTGCTCCGTCCGCTCGACCCCGCCGGTCGCCCGGCCGGCCCGACCGAGGTCGTCACCGATCTGGCGGCCGCCGTCGCCGCGCGGGAGGCCGCCGGGCACCCGCGCTGGGTCTGGTCCGGCTCCGCGTCGGTCTACCCGGCGTTGCTGCGCGCCGGCGTCCGGGTCGACAGGTGCCACGACGTGGAGTTGACCGAGGCGTTGCTGCTCGGTCACGCGGGCCGCTGGGGCGAGCCCCGTTCGCTGGCCGCCGCCTGGGCCCGGCTGACCGGCGCGGCGGTGCCGCCCGACCCGCCGCCGCGCGCCCCCGCGCCACCCGGGCACGGCCAGGGCGCGCTCTTCGACACGATGCCGGGCCCGCCGGGGCCGGGCATCGAGGCACTGACCCAGGTGTACGCCGACCAGCTCGCCCGCGTCGGCAGGGCCGAGCACCCGGGCCGGTTCCGGTTGCTGGTGGCCGCCGAGTCCGCCGGTGCGTTGATCGCGGTGGAGATGGGCGTCGCCGGGCTGCCCTGGCGGGCCGACGTGCACGACGAGATCCTGCACGAGCTGCTGGGTGACCCGTCTCCGGTCGGTGGCCCGCCACGCCGCCTCGCCGAGTTGGCCGCCCGGATCGCCGACGCCCTCGGCGTACGCCACCTGCACGCCGACTCCCCGGCGGAGCTGCTGAAGGCGTTCGCCCGGGCCGGGGTGGAGCTGCCCAACACCCGGGCCTGGGTGCTGCGCGGTGTCGACCATCCGGCGGTGCCGCTGGTGCTGGAATACAAGGAGCTCTACCGGATCTGGACGGCGCACGGCTGGGCCTGGCGTGAGCAGTGGGTGCAGGGAGGCCGGTTCCAACCGGAGTACGTGCCGGGCGGGGTCGTCTCCGGCCGGTGGGCCACCCGGGGCGGTGGCGCGTTGCAGATCCCGAAAGTGATCCGCCGGGCGGTGGTGGCCGATCCGGGCTGGCGGCTGGTGGTCGCCGACGCCGGCCAGTTGGAGCCCCGGGTGCTGGCAGCGGTCTCCGGCGACGCGCGGCTGGCGGCGGCCGGTGGGGCCGGCGACCTCTACGCCGCGTTGGCCCGGGATTCGTTCGGTGGCGACCGGGCGAAGGCCAAGGTGGCCCTGCTCGGCGCGATGTACGGGCAGACCGGAGGTGCCGCGGTGCCCGCCCTGGCGGTGCTGAAGCGCAGTTACCCGACCGCGTTCGGCTACGTCGAGGCGGCGGCGCGCACCGGTGAGACCGGTGGGCTGGTGCGATCGTGGCTGGGGCGGACGTGTCCGCCCGGCTCGGCCGGGTTCGGCGATCTCGACGACGCGTCAGCCGACCCGGAGGGGGCGGCCGATCCGCAGAGCCCACGGGCTCGTGCCGCCCGGTCCCGGGGTCGTTTCACCCGCAACTTCGTCATCCAGGCCACCGCCGCCGAGTGGGCCTCCACGTTGCTGGCCACGCTGCGGACGGAGTTGTCCGGCACCGACGCCGAGCTGGTCTTCTTCCAGCACGACGAGGTCATCGTGCACGCTCCCGCCGAGCAGGCGGCGGCGGTCGCCGACGCCGTCACGCGGTCCGGCGAGCGGGCCTCGGCGCTGCTCTTCGGTGCGACGCCGGTGCGGTTTCCGCTGGACCTGTCGGTCGTCGACTGCTACGCCGACGCGGCCTGA
- a CDS encoding ABC transporter ATP-binding protein, with product MRYLWWLTRRQPWRVLRGSLLGTAWMVGLSARPYLIARAVDDGLRARDTRALVFWVAAIVVAGVALSFLGTMRHRTMTFIREDAKARSAEVLLRHLSRIGAVLPRRVASGEVSTIGGSDIDWTAQVLTLTGPGVGAVVAFGVIAVVLWSISPMLALCVLVGVPAVGLVVGPLLRRLEQAESVYRRQQGALTARSGDIVAGLRVLAGVGGRGLFAGRYAARSQELRVEGYRVGAVISWIDAATVAIPGLFLAAVVWLTARMAVTGDVSIGELVAVYGYVATLIVPVWFLLEGSHQLIRGRVAARRITGLLTVAPDDVGGPGRRWSGSVPEARRPEALAAPVGPADLHDPVTGLTVRAGRLTGVAADDPAAAVALADRLGRYVVSDTTWGGVPLAGVALDEVRSRVLVADHDSYLFAGTLRDILRGGAEDGDDRVGAAVRTASAEDVVDALPAGLDTPIDSRARTLSGGQRQRVRLARALRTEPEVLILVDPTSAVDAHTEARIAERLRVARAGRTTVLIATSPLLLGRADLVAHLSGGRITATGSHADLLDSDADYRHLVARGSDEPEPVDTEEAYR from the coding sequence ATGCGATACCTGTGGTGGCTCACCCGCCGCCAACCCTGGCGGGTGCTTCGTGGCAGCCTGCTCGGCACGGCCTGGATGGTCGGGCTCTCGGCCCGGCCCTACCTGATCGCCCGCGCCGTGGACGACGGTCTGCGCGCCCGCGACACCCGGGCGCTGGTGTTCTGGGTCGCGGCGATCGTCGTCGCGGGGGTTGCTCTGTCGTTCCTCGGCACCATGCGGCACCGCACGATGACCTTCATCCGGGAGGACGCCAAGGCCCGCTCCGCCGAGGTCCTGCTGCGCCACCTGTCCCGGATCGGCGCGGTGCTCCCCCGCCGGGTCGCCTCCGGCGAGGTGTCCACCATCGGCGGCTCCGACATCGACTGGACGGCGCAGGTGCTGACGCTGACCGGGCCGGGCGTCGGAGCGGTGGTCGCCTTCGGGGTCATCGCCGTGGTGCTCTGGTCGATCTCGCCGATGCTCGCGCTCTGCGTCCTGGTCGGGGTGCCGGCGGTCGGGCTGGTCGTCGGGCCGCTGCTGCGCCGCCTCGAACAGGCGGAGTCGGTCTACCGCCGCCAGCAGGGCGCACTCACCGCCCGGTCCGGGGACATCGTGGCCGGGCTGCGGGTGCTCGCCGGGGTGGGCGGTCGGGGCCTGTTCGCCGGCCGGTACGCGGCCCGGTCCCAGGAGCTGCGCGTCGAGGGCTACCGGGTGGGCGCGGTCATCAGCTGGATCGACGCGGCGACGGTGGCCATCCCCGGGCTGTTCCTGGCGGCGGTGGTGTGGCTGACGGCTCGGATGGCGGTGACGGGTGACGTCTCGATCGGGGAGCTGGTCGCCGTCTACGGCTACGTGGCGACCCTGATCGTGCCGGTCTGGTTCCTGTTGGAGGGCAGTCACCAGCTGATCCGGGGGCGGGTCGCCGCCCGACGGATCACCGGCCTGCTCACGGTGGCCCCGGACGACGTCGGCGGCCCGGGCCGTCGGTGGTCGGGCTCGGTGCCCGAGGCACGCCGGCCGGAAGCCCTGGCGGCGCCGGTCGGCCCGGCCGACCTGCACGACCCGGTGACCGGGTTGACCGTCCGCGCCGGCCGGCTGACCGGAGTGGCGGCCGACGACCCGGCGGCGGCCGTGGCACTGGCCGACCGGCTCGGCCGGTACGTCGTCAGTGACACCACCTGGGGTGGGGTGCCGCTGGCCGGGGTCGCCCTGGACGAGGTCCGCTCCCGGGTCCTGGTCGCCGACCACGACTCGTACCTCTTCGCCGGGACACTGCGCGACATCCTGCGCGGCGGGGCCGAGGACGGTGACGACCGGGTCGGGGCGGCGGTGCGGACCGCCTCCGCCGAGGACGTGGTCGATGCCCTGCCGGCCGGGCTGGACACCCCGATCGACTCCCGGGCCCGGACCCTCTCCGGCGGTCAGCGGCAACGGGTCCGCCTGGCGCGTGCCCTCCGCACCGAACCGGAGGTGCTGATCCTCGTCGACCCGACGTCGGCGGTGGACGCGCACACCGAGGCGCGGATCGCCGAACGGTTGCGGGTCGCGCGGGCCGGGCGGACGACGGTGTTGATCGCCACGTCACCGCTGTTGCTCGGCCGGGCCGACCTGGTCGCGCACCTGAGCGGCGGCCGGATCACCGCCACCGGCAGCCACGCCGACCTGCTGGACTCCGACGCCGACTACCGGCACCTGGTGGCCCGGGGCAGCGACGAGCCCGAACCCGTCGACACCGAGGAGGCGTACCGGTGA